A stretch of DNA from Salvelinus sp. IW2-2015 linkage group LG20, ASM291031v2, whole genome shotgun sequence:
AGGGCAACGGGGGGGAGGAGAGCTGAGGGGGCAGCTGCTGGGGCCACACCAGACCCCCGCTTTCGTCTGAATCGCTGGACAGCGAGCTGGAAGCTGGCGTGTCGGCTTCACTCAGACTCGACTCAGACTCACCCTGCCCCGGGTGCGTGTAGCCCACCTCGGGCCGACACAGGTACGCACGATCCCGGTCCAGGTACTCCAGATTGGGGTGGTGGGGATGATGATTGGGCAGGGGGTTGACATAGGTGTAAGGTGGGGGCCGGGGTTTGCGGATGCGCCTGGAGCCATGGTCGGCTGGGGGCATTGGGGTTGGCTGTGGAGGCTGCTCGGCTTCGTCCTGGCTGAGATCCAGGGTGGAGCGCCAGCGGCGGTAGCCGGCACTGCCCGGCTGGGGCCTCTTCCCCTTGGACTGGCTCCCGCGGCTGCTCCCTGaacctcccccgtctctctccacCGTGTTGTACTTGCGTTCAGGGACCCCCCTCTGCCCATTGAGGCTGTTCTCTGACTGGGACCTGCAGGCCCGTCTTCCTGGCTTCTTGGAGCCTCCCGGCCGCTCCATCTCtcgctccctgtccctctctctctccctgttcctttctttctctctctccttctccctttccctctccctctcttcgctGAAGCGACACTTCTTGGCAGCGGCTCTAGACTTGGCCTGCTGCAGCTGCTGTGGGGCCGGCTGCTGTTGGGAGCCTCTCTCTGGATAATAGGTGCCCCGGCTGGGTTTGGGCCCCTTGTGGGAGTGTGCAGAGGCCCTGGCGGTGGTGGACCGGAAGGGTTGGGCAGGGATATACTGGGCGTTGACCAACTGCTCGTCAGGCGGGGGAGGCAAGCGCGATGGGGGCAGTGCCGGGTAGCCATTGTGGAAGTGCTGGGGTGAGTCGGGCTCGCTGCTGCTAGGGTCCTGGGATGGAGCTTCACCACAGGGGTAGTCCAGGGAGGCAGAGCAGGTGTTGGCCAGGGGGGGCTGCCTGGATTGGGGGTAgtgagggtgggggtgggggtgttggtggtggtggtgaggggggTCAGGGAGCAGGGCCATGACTGCATAAGGCTCCTGGTCCAGGCTGCGGCAGGCCCAGGGTGGAGGGGGACGCTCGTAACTGCTGGGGGAAACCGCAGCAGTGGCGTGGTGGGGATTGGAGTGGGGGTGATTGTCAGAGATGGAGTCAGTGGCTGGCGGAGGATCGGGTTCCTTGCGGCAAACGCTGCTTTGGCGGGCCACGGTGATGGCGGTTCGGGCCTCGTGCAGACCCAGGCTGGTGCGGGGCTTGCAGGGCCGGAGGGGCAGAGCACGGCGCTGG
This window harbors:
- the LOC111982120 gene encoding dapper homolog 3-like — translated: MYRAFSFPMTAERRRNKERIEASLAGICELELLKQSQECLVLSALSIGDSVPGRPAWGNLQPTRPSPDTANCALEDLSYRRQPSSLQCSPWGLMASLEQQVGELRVNTADNAVEPPTDVVDNRPRSGFYELSERLSPMGLSDSSGFGELSPSTARAIRMVYANDRPKSAGEFFVANRDRQPDSGSRPTVPRSFSAPYPSLEGIAEGASEGEGEDEAWPWDTSEGPGGVLEQGGDTVEGEPTEEDYRQAQRVETYILGLIQRRALPLRPCKPRTSLGLHEARTAITVARQSSVCRKEPDPPPATDSISDNHPHSNPHHATAAVSPSSYERPPPPWACRSLDQEPYAVMALLPDPPHHHHQHPHPHPHYPQSRQPPLANTCSASLDYPCGEAPSQDPSSSEPDSPQHFHNGYPALPPSRLPPPPDEQLVNAQYIPAQPFRSTTARASAHSHKGPKPSRGTYYPERGSQQQPAPQQLQQAKSRAAAKKCRFSEEREREREKEREKERNRERERDREREMERPGGSKKPGRRACRSQSENSLNGQRGVPERKYNTVERDGGGSGSSRGSQSKGKRPQPGSAGYRRWRSTLDLSQDEAEQPPQPTPMPPADHGSRRIRKPRPPPYTYVNPLPNHHPHHPNLEYLDRDRAYLCRPEVGYTHPGQGESESSLSEADTPASSSLSSDSDESGGLVWPQQLPPQLSSPPLPSAPAGVPLQPKAFIKIKASHALKKKILRFRTGSLKIMTTV